A DNA window from Desulfomicrobium apsheronum contains the following coding sequences:
- a CDS encoding EF-hand domain-containing protein: protein MRVSSKQYLEASSQLSNNGETSQNELFAKLGARKSFRDGDANRDGVITKDEVNLSAEAFARLDASKDGNVTLEEISAAMSGRGQDVFSYYTSKKSGANSLDLLSNILGESSTSEDTSASGKAARQYVASMDANKDGVLSRAEASVSASAFSNIDTSGNGTIEVKEMQAALKIHEAKISSYFSSLADGSTNSTLQKEV, encoded by the coding sequence GGCTTCGTCACAACTATCCAACAATGGCGAGACATCCCAGAACGAGTTGTTCGCCAAGCTCGGAGCGCGGAAATCCTTTCGTGACGGGGATGCGAACCGGGACGGGGTCATCACAAAGGACGAAGTGAACCTGTCTGCCGAAGCTTTTGCGCGGCTCGACGCGTCCAAGGATGGTAACGTCACCCTGGAGGAAATATCTGCCGCCATGTCAGGGCGTGGGCAGGACGTCTTTTCCTATTACACTTCAAAGAAAAGCGGGGCCAACTCCCTTGATCTTTTGAGCAATATTCTGGGTGAATCCTCAACAAGCGAGGACACGTCAGCCTCGGGAAAAGCGGCCCGACAGTATGTGGCAAGCATGGATGCAAACAAGGACGGCGTTCTGTCCAGGGCAGAGGCGTCCGTATCCGCATCAGCCTTCAGCAACATCGACACCAGTGGCAACGGCACCATTGAAGTGAAGGAAATGCAGGCTGCACTCAAGATTCACGAGGCGAAAATTTCCAGTTACTTCTCTTCGCTGGCGGACGGCTCCACCAACTCCACTTTGCAGAAGGAAGTCTGA